The region GAAAATGAGGAAGAAATCAGTCATGCTTTGTTGGTCGTTGTGGAAGTGCAGAAATAATTTGGTCTGGAATCAACGAGGAGCAGAGATGGTAGATGTATTAGTAAGAGTGGTCCTTAATCAATGACAGTACGCTCAGGATAAAACATTCGATAATTTTCTTGATCATTATGCGGATGGTATTGAGCGATGGATTCCCCCGACTATAAACACGATTAAGGTTAATTCTAATGCAGCTATAATTGAACCCTCAAACTGTTATAATTTCTCTTTTATTACAAGAGACCACATAGGCTGTTAGGTctcacaacactgtagaagggggttaaatacagtgtagaatacaatcaaatcgatttcgaacacaagtaacagtaaacagatatattcgatataataaactctgttacaatggaactgttctctctcagtgatgaacaaatatcacgagagctgctaggttacaatgtatgatcttctcgataatgataacacatatagtgtaaacctatgtctgtgtttatatagtacatagttacaagttaacttctaattgatatggaatataattctgtctcctaaaatatatcaatcagatatcttatacaagtctttaagtcctctaactctttccatgcatatcttctttttgtattagtctcgatcttcttcccagtaaatcagcttccttccttaactgttagttctccagtacttaagttctgatatcgatcttctgatattatcttctgataatctaagtcctgatatccttaagttctgactttcagtaaatactgatatttcctgtttgtttaagatctgaaaactaaacatgaaatatattagacatgacatctcaaatatatctaacataggcGTATTGATAGAAAGTAAGATCAAGATGTATCATGGGCATGTTACTCCAAAGAATGCATAAGCGTTATGTGTTAAGGAGGCCTTGAGTTGGATTAAGAGCCAACAACTTTACAATGTTTTGATGGAAACAGATTGTCGTGTCGTAATTCTATTGTTGTGCTGTCATATTTCGACAGATTGATTGAAGAATATACGATATTATCAGCGGAGCTCGGAGATAGAAATTTGTCAGTCAAGTTTGTTAAATAGTCTGCTAATAAAATAGCACATTTCCTAGTTAGGTCTAGTTCATATATAACTGATCGTATTTGACGATAATTACCCAGAATTCATTAATATATTGATGAACGATATGCTTTGTGAATGAAAACTTCATTTTTTTGCCAAAAAAAGAAGTTAATACAGTTGTGAATGTAGTAAAAGACACCACACTCGAATGGGTAGATGTAAGAAAGTAAATGTATCATGTGGCGCAGGAAGAAAGTTTAGAAATGGGGTCTAAGctaaaaaatattaaaaagaagaattgctcGTTAAGTTATTTATAAATTAGTTATTTATATACATGTCAAAATGCAAAAAGTAATTAAGATATAAACATACAATataaaatttctaatttttatttaaatgtTTAGATGTTTACATATTTAATGTGGGACTGAAAAAATTGctaaaagaaaattaaaatttGTATACTATATACACGTAAAAGACAGAAAATTAAGGTATAAATTAAAttacaatataaaataaaaataattatataagaCTCCTTTTTTTTGTAGAGAGGGCTCGAAACGGGGCTTGGTAGCTCGGCCCCTGACCACGTGGACTGAGCTAGTATCACATATTATAAAGTGCAGTTCCTTTCCTCCCTCTTGTGTAATTGTAAATTTAATGAAAATCCATATCTAAATCGTGGGACAATTTAGAAAGTGCTCCTTTTGTCCATGCTTGATTGGCCTGGGTGTTTTTATGTGTCCCCGTTATCCATGTTTAGTTTTCCCTTCTTTTACGATTATAatattgttttttttaaaaaaaaaattacaagcTGCTTTAAGTATTGACTGTGTCTTCTTATTTCGCCTGCAACTCACATGGTGCCACTTGTTCTCATCACTATCATATGCCCCAAAAGTGTTTCTGGTGCTACTGGCTGCTGTTTTTTATTATAAAACCAATAAACAAATTAGTGGGGCCAAAGAAGTGGACCACATGATCGTATTTAGGCCAAGTGAAGTTGTGGTTATTTAGGCCAAGTGAAGTTGTGGTTATTGCATATAACAAAGATATTGGCAAGGACTCTGGTACTGTTCCTTTCACCATATAACCATGCATGGACTATTTGCTACCTGCTACAATCTGCAGTAGTCCCTTGCAGTTACTGCCTTCAGGAGTCTAAACAGTACAGATGCAGATGGTCACCTCCTGGCTGCGGCAACACATTCTGTTCTAGTTCTATTACAGAAACTTTACCAGTGGTGCTTTGCAGCAACAAGAACTTCCTCGTAATTCTCAGCTGCATTATCCCAACTCAGATCACGTGTCATCCCACGTCTCTGAAGCCCCTCCCAACTTGACTTGTACTGCCGATATGTTAAGAAACAGTTTCCCAATGCATGTACTAGCTGACTTGACTCGGCCCTATCAAAAGTCCATCCAACCCCAGATTCTTCATACGGATTAAATGGCTCAACAGTATCTCGCAATCCACCCACAGCATGTACCACTGGTATAGTTCCATAGGACATTGCATAGAGTTGATTCAATCCACAAGGCTCAAATCTGGATGGCATCAACAATATGTCAGCGCCAGCAGTTATTCGATGAGCGGTCTTTACAGAGAAACCAACCCATCCCCTAATTTTATCACGATGCTGACTCTCGATTTGCCTTAGCATCTGCTCAAGGTCAGGTCTCCCAGTGCCCAACATGACCAGCTGTGCATCCTGATCTACTATCCAAGGAACTGCCTCAGCTATCAGATCAACACCTTTCTGGTGGTCGAGTCTCCCTATGAAACCAATTAATGGAACATCACCACGGACAGGCAAGCCAAGCTCCTTTTGCAATGCTGCCTTGCATTGTGGTTTGCCAGTCTGAAGTGTATCCAAAGAGTAGTTAGTGTAACCATCAGACTTCAGGTGAATATCTATCTGAGGATTCCAGTCTTTGGTGTCAATGCCATTCACGATCCCCTTTATCTTCCAATCATTCTCATTTATTATTCCATGCAGACCCCATCCACCTTCAGGCGTTTTAAGCTCCCACGCATAACCATGACTCACTGTAACAACACGATCAGCTGTCTTCAAACCAGCTGCAAAAATATTGAAGTGCTCACCTCCTAATGGGTCATACATCCTGAAGAGGTCCAAGTAGTGTGCTGGAAGATCAACAAAAGAGAAGTCGTCTACAGGACCACGACCCTGGATGCAGCACAATATTATAATAAGAAAAGGATATTAAAAATATCAATAATATGTCTGGAAAAAAAAAGAATGACATTTGTTAAACTTCCATAGACCCCAATCAGACATTTAACAACCAGTGGAGGACTTTCAAGGTGTAATTTTTCTTCGACCCTCATAGAAGCACATTATGCACTAGCAAGAAACCATAAAACACTGAAGTGTCGTGGACATTCAGATACATAATTAAGCCTTAAAATAGAAAATATAACTTGCTTTCTCATAGTTAGACCTGGCAATTCGTTCGTGTCGTATACTTTCTtgtcgtgtattttcgtgtttcgtgtacttGAATGGCAAACACAAAACCGAAATGTTTAGTGTTCGTGTAcattcgtgttcgtgtactttcgtttcgtgtcgtgtatgtcgtgttttattgaatattaatatatattaaatttaatatttatataaattaaaatataagatttttaggtaaaaaaattataaaatatacggaaaatatatatttagatctcaattctatacaatataatgaaatcaaataatattttaaaaataaatatgcatacatttattataattctacatatatttataaaaaatattaaaatttaattataatatttatttatgtcgtATACTTTGTGTCGTGTCGAGTACTCGAAGGTTAAACacaaaaccgacactaaatctcgaccgtgtactttcgtgttcgtgtactttcgtatCGTGTACTAAAAATGCAAACACAAACACTAAATGTTCGTGTCATGTAAGTCGTATCGTGTCCAAAATTGCCGGGTCTACTCATAGTGCATCAAAGGGGCACGTTTTTTGTCAATGCATCAAAACTACAAGGCTATCCATAcctttttgttttgttaattaggTTATTTATACCTTCGGAGTCATTCATATTAGCTCTTTGTACTCCTAGCATTCCAATTATGTTTTGAACTCCTAAATATCTTTACTTCATTAGTTTTGTATGTATAAAAGTTCAAGCCCAGAAAAGGATTACAGGAGTTtcaaatttttaattaaaatgatATAACTCGGTTTTGTCAATTGCTAACCAGTCACCACAGATGAAAATGTGTACAGGTTTTATATTTGGCTTCTGGACTTTCTGACTTTCTGTATAGCTTATGTTTAGCGTACCACTCACATGTTTGTATTAACCATTGATTCGAACAGCAGTGCTTTCATATGCTGATTTCATACTTTGTGTATGCTTGTATTTTTTTCTAAGCTAATACTTAATGATGTAAATACAAACAATTTGCAATAACTCTATAGGTTGCAAACTACGCTATTAAATATTATGCAATAGCAGGATTGCTATGTATAATgtttattaatttaataatacACAAATGAATTTAgcaatataaatttattttagcCAACAATGTGTTGGTATAGTGGTTGAGGTCGTGGTCACGAGTTCGACTCCTGGTGTATAATTTTTGATTTGATTGTTCAGTTCGGAAAATGGGATGAAAGCGTAGGCAAAACCAAACCATTACTTTGGTTCGGTTTTCTATTTTATCTTGGGTTTCGGTTTTTTCTGTTTGGTTTCGATATTTTGGTTCTTTTTGCTCCCCCCTAATCACGGCATTGCCCTGTAGATGGTCGACATAGCATCGTTGCGCCTGACCAACTCACCTCGCTTTATAAATGATAAGTATGCTACCATTTAACTCTCACCAATAAATAAATCTGAGTGAAATATATGTACAGAATTTGCTCGCCCCTAATCACGGAATTGCCCAAAATGTCAAGGTGGTATCCAATGAGAAGCAATTCATCGCCCTGTAGATGGTCGCCACAGCATCGTGCGCCTGACCACTGACTCGCCTTACTTTAAACATGATAGGTATGCTACCGTTTAACTCTCAGCCAATAAATAAATTTGAGTGAAATTTATGCACATAATTTGTTAATGCAAAAAACAAACATAGAATCATTGGACAAACAATCAAGATTTTTCAAGGCAGTCTGACATTGATTTATGAGAGGCACACTCTGACGATGCATTAGTTTAAAAAGAATTAGGAAACAAACCTGGTGCGCTATGTTATGAATTACTAAAACTGCTCGTGTATACTTCATCAATCCGTTGTCACGATAATATGCCTTCAGGTACACGGGTAACAAGGCAGTGTGCCAGTCATTTGCAATGAAGACTAAATTGCCATCTCCATAGCAGACCCCGCCACATGCAACATGCCAAGGAACCTGAAATTCACCAGATCCGTAATATTCAATATAGAAATTACATTAAAAAAATTGACAACGAAAATACATAAAACATGAACCAGTAAACTAATGAACAGTACATATAATACTAGTCAGATTCAATTGTGCATGAAGTTAAACACCAACTGTCTGATGATTATTTTTACATTGTGATAAACTGAATGAAtaattattgaatatttaaaaatactaTATGAGCAGAATAGATGACAATACTTTGAGGCCTCCAAGTCCTAATTTATTTCACAGTATTTTCTCCTAATTTATTCAGCCTGGTCGGTATTCTCCTAATAAATTTAACCACATCCAGTTCATAGCAGTTCTAAAGGAGAGACACTAAAGACTATATATTTCATTTGTGCAGCTTAACGGGGTTTAGCATCGTTGAGAAATTACCAAAGCTACGGTAACCTTATACAAGAGAACTAAGTCAACATTATGGTTCATCCTAAAATATATTTACAATAGAAATTTATGTAAAACTATCTATGTCTACTCTTTTCTCCTATCTAAACAAATGTTTTTTATAGCTAACATGCACTAACTTTGAAATCATTATTAATCAACCCAAAAGTGAAATTATTTTAGTATGAAACATGGACTTCAGACATACCTCAACTGCTGCTTTGCAGAATAAAACCATACGCTTTAAAATATCCTGCAATCATGAGAAACAATTCAAATCAAGACGTTCAACCGATATGATACTGGAAATGTAGATATGATTCACACTAGGGAGGTATTCAGTACTATAATAAATCtaaaataaaattgcagaagaggTTGTATGACGCTAAATAAGTTCCAATATTTACAAATATTAAAGTAAATTTTGGTCCATGTTTATCTGAATATATTTACAACTTATTTGAGTTGCACTATGCTATTGCATTTCTTTACCATTATCAACAACAATAAACATTTAGAAAAATGATTGATAAATGCCGCTCTTCTTGGAAGGCGCAAGATATGCATTCATCACCCTTGGTAAAATATGTTAGAACATTAATTATTATAAACGTAAATATATCTAGTGGTCATTCCCTTTCCTAATCATGCTTCCCAAGACATTAAGAGTGATGAGCCAAAAGTGTTATGCTTAATAAGATTTTAATGCTCCAATCACACATGTCAACAGTAAACTACTTGTAACTTGTAAGCAGCAAACTTAGTCTTCCTGTAAACTTTCAAAAATCCCAGTTTTGATCTAACATGTAGAGAGTGTGATTagataattaaatcaaataaaaagCCAATTGTTTTTAATTGTAGTCGATCAAAATAATCTACATAATCACACGCCCGACCTCCACGAGCTAGTCACTAGTCTACCGTGCAAGGATAGGAGTACAAATGATTTGCTACTCCAAATTGAACtgctatgaaaagaattttaataaattgattacttttatattattattattattattattattattattattagtgaAGTGCATTTGCTTGATTAACGGGCCCGAGGCAAACAAAATGATATATTGCCCAAGATTCTGCAGAGATTGACAACCAATAAGAAGAACAATCCTCATATTAGATAGGAAGTGACGAAATATCTACCGTCCGGTTCCCTCCGTATATGTTGTCTCCCATATGCCGAAATTGAGGACTTTCAATGAAAACAAAATCTACACCGTCAATATAGGCATGGAAGTAAGTCACTTCCATATCCTACAGGACCGAAATGTGTTAAACGTTAAGCCATAACATAGTTCAAAACAAAGTCACATTTAAGTGCTTGAAGAGTTACATACCTGCCCATCAACCTTATACAACTTTCTTATCCCTGTATTCTGAGGCTCGGCATAATTCCCGTAGAGAGGTACCACAACCTTTAAGTTTCAAAAAGAGATCAATCAACTAATATGATAAGCATAAGTGAAAGTCTAAAAAGCTTTATAAAGTACATATGTTAAAACAGCCATGTACGATTTAGAAAGATGAGTATCAATATGGTAAATCTGTTGACATAGGCACGTATCCAACACCAATATTTTAGGTAGCAATCACATTTTAACTGAGCCAAGGCAAGGGCCTGAACCTGTGCCTTAACTAGTCATGCCTTTCACCTAGACACTCAATTGATAACAGTGGGGAAATGCTGTGTAAGGCATATCTGTATTGGTGTTATATTAATGCTTTGACTTTGAAATTCTTGGTTGAATTTTTTAGTCAACAAAAAAGCTTTACAATTTGACAGATCCACATGTCACTGAACGAAGAACACTATCATAATTGTTACTGAATTTGATGTAGAATTGTGTATGAAGTCCCATATCCTGTCACAGTGTCACCTGTAAGCCTATGTCTAACCCTTAGCTAAAATTTTAGCAAAACGGTTTACTGTTGACCGTAAGCTGCTTGCAAAGAAGCTAACATGCCCTGCATCCTTCAAACACGACAATTTGAGGAAATTACCATAACCCTGTGCCCTCGCCGAGCTAATGCCTTTGGTAAAGCGCCAGCAACATCTCCAAGTCCACCTAGGATTACTCTGAAAAGTTTAGCTTACATAATTGCACTAAAATTGAAGCGAAAAGACATAATAATACAGATACACAGGTGTAGACGTGTGGCTGTCAGAGCGCACAGGTGTGTATTTATATATGTTATGGGAGAAAAATACTTGCAAGGAAAAGTTGCCTTCGATATTTTGATTTAAACATTAAGCAAATCGTTTGGAGATGTACACAAATATTGTCTCATTAATTCTTTAAAGCCACTCTTTCTCATGTATATTCTTTTATACTTAGAAAGAAAATTTAGTAATGATTTAAAGAAAAATATACATCTATCCAGACAATAAAATTGAGCTAGTGCTGAACTAAATTATAATTTTATGTCAAAATTTTGTTTCCTTACTAGGCATGTGCATAAGCAAAAGTTGTAATAACTGACCCCAACTTGACCTCTTTACCACATATATTAAGCACATTATTTTATAAGCCTAATGGTAACCGTAGGGCCTTGAATGTTCTTTTTATTTCTATCTGAACATATAATAATTAGGACcacatatttttaaaaaaaattgcatgCGCCATCCAGAGAGTTTATTAAAAATGAACCTGTTTTAGACCATGGAGCACATTCTGCAGCAACCAATATAACATTCATCACATTTGCCCCAGCTAAAGGAGGGGCCTTCACATATTCATCTTTGATTTCGTGATGGGGCTCCTCTGCATATGAATCTTTTGATTTTTCATAGTTTTCATATTTTAGAGTTGAAGAAGGTGAAGCTGAAAGAAAGGGTGGCAACTCATGGTGATATACTTGCTTTGAAGGAGGGGTTATCGGCTGTTTAGAAGAACCGTATTCCTCGGAGCTTTTGAAATAGAACCCTTTTCCATTCTGTTTTGCATCTTCATCATAATCTTCACTAATAGTTGAGGGTTGATCTTCCTGTGACTTATCCTCTGATACATTATGACTACTACCAGATAGAAACTCTGGAGCATAACGTTCTTCATAAGTATCAGAACCATGACCTTCAACACTCTCTAGACTTGAGAAAGATCCATCTCCCTTTTTAAAAGATTCAGCATTTACTGCATTATTTATAGATGATACCAATTTTCTTCGTTCTGCAATCTGCAATccaattaaaataaaacataaaagtTGGCATCAGTTCTGAAGTAGAATCACTAAAATTGGAAAATAGAGGGCGTGATGATTCAGTTAGGCAGACAAGTAGTCCTCCAAAAAATCCACAACAACCATATATAAGAAAGTTAGGCTGACTAGTAGTATATTGGCTTGAATCAACGGAGTGGAAAGCTATCAACAACCTTAAATCAAGCACAATTAGATGTGATATTTACATTGGAGCCTAATGCTTAATTACATTGCAAGTCTATGTCTACAAGCATTTAACACGATCAGCAGCTTTACTACTCACTAGGTGCTGCGTAAAACATGTTGGGTAAAATTTGTTTTTACAGTTTTGGGATAAGAGTTAGACGAAATTACATAGgttcaattaaaatttaaaactaaagTCAAACAAGAAACCATAGTCCACTTGACATCAGAGATAACTAACTTGACAAATGTAAAGTAAAATCATTTACATTTCTGAAATTCACACTAacataaattatgaaaaatgacTGAAATGGTTTAGATAGAAATGACAACCTGATGAATTAAGTCTTTTTGCACAGCTAAAAGTTTCTGACTCTTCTTTATTGCAGCCTGAATCGCATCGCCATCCTCCCCGACTTCCCCAAATTCCTTCCCTGTTGCCTTGATCTTACTGCACTTGAGGAAACCATTACAACCCCCGAAACAAAATGACTTGTTGACGGAAAAAGATAAGAATGGTAGACTGTAATTCATATTACAAACAAGAATTGAACAACTCTTGTCAACTACAAACGGAAGAGAGCCCATTGAAGCCATGGACACTCAACTGTTCGACGATTTGCCTCAGTGAAATAGTTCAAGTTTAGGATTCACTCAACAGTACTTGTTTAGTGAAAATAAGACCAACCCAGTTGAGGATAAAGAGAGGATTTCAATACCCAAGTTATAGAATTTTGGTAACTTGTTCAAAAATGAGAAGAGGAAGCAATGGAGACAAGTGACGAAGATGCTTCCTGTTGTTTCAGGTGTGGGTCCCAGTGAAGTTCAGATACTGCCTGAAATTCATTCATGGAAAGGTGGAGGTTTGTGAGGTTCAAATTTAGGAAGGATCGGTAATCTTTTTACAAACTGTATCTATCCATCTCTGTCTGTGTAGTTCAAGCTAGGCCTCATGCTcactattttttaattttagaaagtAGCTTCTTACCTAGAGATTTGCTATATCACACGAGCTCATTCTCCCGGTTAATATAAATCTATCTATCTACATTGAccaaataatattaaaaatttgttAGTGGTCGGTACTTgctaaaattatttaattattcttaATTATAGTATTTTTTCTTAGTTGTTCTAATTCTAAACTGAGTCGATCAATTTTAATTATAATTcatattgaagtcaactttctctattattttaccaatttcaattttattttatataaactttatatcattataatttatattaaattcaattttttctactaatttatattttaattcatatcaagttctatattattctaatttgttatttcgggctaaattaaatttaagtaaactaaatataattattaagatttagttgatatttTCATGTGAATCGGGTTATTATAAAATATCAATACTATCAatcctcctaaaaaaattatacaaatgaAGTTGGATAAACATTTCCTCCTTACTAATGCTATCacttaaataagtttaaatgttcttaaaaactataaacatatacgtttactaatataattattatgaagtcatatcatttaaatttttaaatgaacaaaattcaAAACTGAattcaaaattttttaaaaaatttatataatattaaagaatgttatggataaaaaactaaggttattatttgctgtatttattactaagattcgggagctcaaggcctttaatggctgctctcgtgtttcgtagcttaattctgcctttacgagatgcctacgtatctctgtgaattagagaatcaagccaaaaaacgtagttctgatttgtggggcgagaccccttatatagatgttgagagtccttgaattggacttggtataggagacttggtgggcaagtctcataattagaatggattttggagtcctagatagtatgaaactgattcattatccttttaggtccccttgaggccaatctacaaggatttatatccccactaggacttatcttaatagctgttttcctcctttatttattaattacgaaattaataaataatcagggcttttgggccttctttgttccatcaggcctgatctggtccatcaggcctgatcaatgtgttgaccttcttggtctgaatgtcatacatcttcttattgggcctagcagccctacaccttgcaatatttaattatacaatcaggatttatttatctctatcatttgccccccaacttttgggaaacattgattaggtttcgcagaagttaagtctattcattcccttacagggtttcgtttttgcgtaaagtgtggagcgacctacacatttacaacgacttttcctttaattcaggaattatcttaatttccaggaatttttccctaattttctggatttttcccttaatttctgggggttttccctgattttctgggatttatccttaatttctggattttccctaattttttgggatatccttaatttctggatttttccctaattttctgggatttatccttaatttctggatttttccctaattttctgggatttatccttaatttctggatttttccctaattttctgccttaaaatcgatcaggatgtatagaaaatcgatcaggattcctgaccgatttcgatcaggatcctgatcgaactagctcaggaactaacattctggtcgacgtgatcttcgatcaggatctatgcggaatcgatcaggatttctgatcgatttcgatcaggactctgatcgaactggccttcaaagtgacactctagtcgactgaaacatgggcttaatcgaccagaattcctgatcgatttcgatcatgattctgatcgaactaggtggctttctaccgttctgatcgaatgaaatatcgatctggattctcttctgtgtcgatcaggactctgatcgatcttagtgtttttcttccttcttgctcgaatgagatatcgatcaggatcctttttggggtcgatcaggactctgatcgaacttaggggatttctttccttctgtttgaataaagtatcgatcaggatcctgtttggcgtcgatcaggactctgatcgaacttaggggatttctttccttctgttcgaataaagtatcgatcaggatcctgtttggcgtcgatcaggactctgatcgaacttaataggtttcttccctcttgatcgattgaagtatcgattaggatttttttctttgtcgattaggactctgatcgaaccattttaaaattctggtcgattttcgacccttcattttccacagtagcttctagattattcctgatatttctggtagatgggcttttaggttggacctggctaaatgggcctagaaacgcctcgtattccgagcttttctcCTATAtagtgagaatcctcacttcacttcacatttctcattttctctcataaatctctctagaattctccctttgagaaggcgatttccggcgtcctcagccaccgcagctccacctttctcaggtttttctgggtttcaagccttcaatcgaagcatatcaatggcggatcgtgacttggctcgtttgcagaagatgaatgtctctaagagaggtacaaacattcaaattcaatctccatatacttccctacttgatatgattaactcgagaggtgatgaatatccctctctatctgagttagattcgtataaccatggtaacacctttcatgagttagatggtaggatagagtccatgaacaccctgtacagacttccaccccaccttaggatcactccagccgcccctggggataggacttgtaattgggagggggatactttgtttatctatcgaggagccctgaccgcgggtcttaggttcccattccatgaatttattcctcgcttgcttgccgatgtacaaattaacccttgtcaactccctcctaacgcttggaggaacattatatgttttatggtcctttgtcttagaaacaattttcctctttccgtagctgtctttaggaaagttttccaattctataatagcaccatgagtcaaccaggttgggttttaattcgtcaacgacCCAAGATccctcatatctttgatagtaatt is a window of Apium graveolens cultivar Ventura chromosome 11, ASM990537v1, whole genome shotgun sequence DNA encoding:
- the LOC141696946 gene encoding granule-bound starch synthase 2, chloroplastic/amyloplastic encodes the protein MASMGSLPFVVDKSCSILVCNMNYSLPFLSFSVNKSFCFGGCNGFLKCSKIKATGKEFGEVGEDGDAIQAAIKKSQKLLAVQKDLIHQIAERRKLVSSINNAVNAESFKKGDGSFSSLESVEGHGSDTYEERYAPEFLSGSSHNVSEDKSQEDQPSTISEDYDEDAKQNGKGFYFKSSEEYGSSKQPITPPSKQVYHHELPPFLSASPSSTLKYENYEKSKDSYAEEPHHEIKDEYVKAPPLAGANVMNVILVAAECAPWSKTGGLGDVAGALPKALARRGHRVMVVVPLYGNYAEPQNTGIRKLYKVDGQDMEVTYFHAYIDGVDFVFIESPQFRHMGDNIYGGNRTDILKRMVLFCKAAVEVPWHVACGGVCYGDGNLVFIANDWHTALLPVYLKAYYRDNGLMKYTRAVLVIHNIAHQGRGPVDDFSFVDLPAHYLDLFRMYDPLGGEHFNIFAAGLKTADRVVTVSHGYAWELKTPEGGWGLHGIINENDWKIKGIVNGIDTKDWNPQIDIHLKSDGYTNYSLDTLQTGKPQCKAALQKELGLPVRGDVPLIGFIGRLDHQKGVDLIAEAVPWIVDQDAQLVMLGTGRPDLEQMLRQIESQHRDKIRGWVGFSVKTAHRITAGADILLMPSRFEPCGLNQLYAMSYGTIPVVHAVGGLRDTVEPFNPYEESGVGWTFDRAESSQLVHALGNCFLTYRQYKSSWEGLQRRGMTRDLSWDNAAENYEEVLVAAKHHW